A single Candidatus Obscuribacterales bacterium DNA region contains:
- a CDS encoding DNA-directed RNA polymerase subunit beta'' has product SGAEIAEGIILEESGQVIETRDAEVVLRIARPYRVSSGAVLHIDDGDLVQRGDNLVILVFERTKTGDIIQGLPRIEELLEARKPKEACVLANRPGTAQVIYSDDDVGEVKVIEDDGVIAEYPIRPGQNVLVVDGQRVAAAEPLTDGPANPHEILEVFFRLHRESTSTHEAAMISLERVQTFLVNEVQSVYQSQGIDISDKHIEVIVRQMTSKARIDDGGDTTMLPGELVEIYQIEQVNSAMAITGGAPADYTPVLLGITKASLNTDSFISAASFQETTRVLTEAAIEGKSDWLRGLKENVIIGRLIPAGTGFNAYEDMPGVEPDPSQEPSVFDESLDLQDVVLDDRTARTYELEGGLDVFPADIARNRGQFPANRPNYNLGGDFQDDDYSQVIDDNSQVIDDGNSVDDDYSQVIDDDNSVDSEPTMNIEPIMDGEPIMDVKPAMDLDVDDDI; this is encoded by the coding sequence TATCAGGTGCAGAGATTGCTGAGGGCATCATCCTAGAAGAATCGGGACAGGTCATTGAAACCCGCGATGCAGAAGTCGTATTGCGCATTGCCCGACCCTATCGCGTCTCGTCTGGCGCAGTGCTCCATATTGATGATGGAGACTTGGTACAGCGGGGAGACAATCTAGTGATTCTGGTGTTTGAGCGCACCAAAACAGGAGACATCATTCAAGGGCTACCTCGGATTGAAGAATTGCTGGAAGCTAGAAAGCCCAAAGAAGCCTGTGTTCTAGCTAATCGCCCTGGCACGGCCCAGGTGATCTATAGCGATGATGACGTGGGTGAAGTGAAAGTCATCGAAGACGACGGGGTGATTGCGGAATATCCCATTCGTCCTGGACAAAACGTTTTGGTGGTGGATGGGCAGCGCGTAGCGGCCGCTGAACCGCTAACCGATGGACCTGCTAATCCCCATGAGATTCTAGAAGTCTTCTTCCGTCTCCACCGCGAATCAACCAGCACCCACGAAGCTGCCATGATCAGCCTAGAGCGAGTACAAACGTTCTTGGTGAATGAAGTGCAGTCTGTATACCAGTCTCAAGGGATTGATATTTCAGACAAACACATTGAAGTGATCGTGCGTCAGATGACCTCGAAGGCGCGGATTGATGATGGGGGTGATACCACCATGCTGCCCGGTGAATTGGTAGAAATCTACCAGATCGAGCAGGTCAATAGTGCTATGGCAATTACGGGTGGGGCTCCGGCTGACTACACCCCTGTATTGCTGGGGATTACTAAAGCCTCGTTGAATACCGACAGCTTCATCTCAGCGGCGAGTTTCCAAGAGACGACACGGGTTCTGACAGAGGCTGCCATTGAAGGCAAGTCTGACTGGCTACGGGGGCTGAAAGAAAACGTGATTATTGGTCGCCTGATTCCAGCGGGGACGGGCTTCAATGCTTACGAGGATATGCCAGGTGTGGAACCTGATCCGAGCCAAGAGCCTAGTGTCTTTGACGAAAGCCTGGATTTGCAGGATGTGGTGCTAGACGATCGCACAGCTCGCACCTATGAGCTGGAGGGTGGTCTGGATGTTTTCCCGGCGGATATTGCCCGTAATCGAGGACAGTTTCCTGCCAATCGCCCGAACTACAACCTGGGTGGTGATTTCCAAGATGATGACTATTCCCAAGTCATTGATGATAACTCCCAAGTTATTGATGATGGCAACAGCGTCGATGATGACTATTCTCAAGTCATTGATGATGATAACAGCGTCGATTCTGAGCCCACGATGAATATTGAGCCGATCATGGATGGTGAGCCAATCATGGATGTTAAGCCCGCGATGGATCTAGACGTGGACGACGACATTTAA